From Enterococcus mediterraneensis, the proteins below share one genomic window:
- a CDS encoding 16S rRNA pseudouridine(516) synthase: MRLDKLIEKELTTSRKEMKRLFVRGKVKVDGKIERSEARNVDSRLHHIEVNGRTLSTSEAYYLLNKPQGVVTANHDHQHQTVLDLLSTNDRKEKLASVGRLDRDTEGLVFLTTNGQLAYELLHPVKKVTKCYEAVVNGEVTTEDIAAFQKGIVFHGGEICQPAQLEILSATAEESRVRLMIQEGKFHQVKKMFLACGKKVVFLKRYGIGPLMLPADLTIGRYRELTVDELESLKIYFC; this comes from the coding sequence ATGCGTTTAGATAAATTGATTGAAAAAGAACTGACAACCAGCCGCAAAGAGATGAAGCGTTTATTTGTGAGAGGAAAAGTAAAAGTAGACGGCAAGATCGAGCGGAGCGAAGCAAGAAATGTGGACAGCCGCCTGCATCATATCGAAGTAAACGGCAGAACGCTGAGTACCTCAGAAGCCTATTATTTACTGAACAAGCCGCAAGGTGTCGTGACCGCCAATCATGATCACCAGCATCAAACGGTCTTGGATCTGCTCTCGACAAATGATCGAAAAGAAAAACTAGCATCCGTAGGTCGTCTGGACCGTGACACAGAAGGTCTGGTTTTTCTAACAACAAACGGTCAGCTGGCGTATGAACTGCTTCATCCAGTAAAAAAAGTGACAAAATGCTACGAGGCTGTAGTCAATGGCGAAGTGACTACAGAAGATATAGCGGCATTTCAAAAAGGGATCGTCTTTCATGGCGGGGAAATTTGCCAGCCGGCACAATTGGAGATTCTATCCGCAACTGCAGAAGAAAGCCGAGTGCGGCTGATGATCCAAGAAGGAAAGTTCCATCAGGTGAAAAAGATGTTTTTAGCTTGCGGGAAAAAAGTCGTTTTTTTAAAACGCTATGGAATCGGGCCATTAATGCTGCCGGCTGATCTTACTATTGGCAGATATCGGGAATTAACCGTTGATGAACTGGAATCATTAAAAATCTATTTTTGTTAG